The following are encoded together in the Zingiber officinale cultivar Zhangliang chromosome 8A, Zo_v1.1, whole genome shotgun sequence genome:
- the LOC122008235 gene encoding protein disulfide isomerase-like 5-2, producing the protein MKTTKHARRRLLPPLISVCASLWWLSTVASVAATSDEFPRDGTVIELDDKNFDRAISSFDHILVDFYAPWCGHCKRLAPELDAAALVLARLNEPIVIAKINADKYRKLASKYDIDGFPTMKVFMYGVPMEYTGPRKADLLVLFLKKFVAPDVSFLESDNAVRNFVQMTGSDFPLFIGFGLDESVILELARKYKRKAWFSIAKDFSEEMMVAYDFDKVPALVSLHPKYNEQGVFYGPFEGEFLEDFIRQNQLPLIVPINFQTLKLVNDDERKIMLTVVEDELDENSLKLVKTLRSAANANRDLIFGYVGLKQWGDFVDSFDVSKSSKLPKLLVWDGNEEYHVVVGSETLDDDDQGSQISRFLEGYREGRTIKKKIGGPSFIGFINSLIGIRTVYLIVFIVVIIMAVRNFSQSEDTPPTQPYHAAEGTEASISETESSRSYQPGDKED; encoded by the exons ATGAAGACGACCAAGCACGCCCGCCGCCGCCTACTCCCACCGCTGATCTCCGTTTGCGCCTCCCTTTGGTGGCTTTCCACCGTTGCCTCTGTAGCGGCTACTTCCGATGAGTTCCCTAGGGATGGCACCGTCATCGAACTCGACGACAAGAACTTCGACCGCGCGATCTCCTCCTTCGACCATATCCTAGTTGATTTTTATGCCCCCTGGTGTGGACACTGCAAGAGGCTTGCTCCTGAG TTGGATGCGGCTGCTCTAGTGCTGGCTCGGCTAAATGAACCAATAGTGATTGCTAAGATAAATGCTGACAAATACAGAAAACTTGCTTCCAAATACGACATAGA TGGCTTTCCTACAATGAAGGTTTTTATGTATGGAGTGCCTATGGAGTACACTGGCCCAAGGAAAGCTGACTTGCTTGTGCTATTTCTAAAGAAGTTTGTTGCTCCTGATGTTTCATTCCTTGAATCTGATAATGCAGTCCGTAACTTTGTTCAAATGACTGGTTCCGATTTCCCTTTGTTTATCGGCTTTGGATTGGATGAATCTGTTATTCTGGAACTCGCCCGCAAGTACAAGAGAAAGGCCTGGTTTTCCATAGCAAAAGATTTCTCTGAGGAAATGATGGTAGCATACGATTTTGACAAAGTTCCAGCATTGGTATCTCTTCATCCCAAATATAATGAACAAGGAGTTTTCTATGGCCCGTTTGAAG gggaattcttggAAGATTTTATACGGCAAAACCAGCTGCCTCTTATTGTTCCTATTAACTTTCAAACACTCAAGTTAGTGAATGATGATGAGAGGAAAATCATGTTGACAGTTGTGGAGGATGAGTTAGATGAAAATTCACTAAAATTGGTCAAAACATTGAGGTCTGCTGCCAATGCTAATCGAGATTTAATATTTGGTTATGTCGGGTTAAAGCAATGGGGAGATTTTGTTGATTCATTTGATGTCAGTAAGAGCTCAAAACTTCCGAAGCTTCTTGTTTGGGATGGAAATGAGGAATACCACGTG GTTGTTGGCTCGGAAACCCTAGATGATGATGATCAAGGTTCTCAGATAAGTCGTTTCCTTGAAGGATATAGAGAAGGAAGAACAATAAAAAAGAAGATTGGTGGCCCTTCATTCATTGGCTTCATTAACTCGTTGATCGGCATTAGGACAGTCTACCTCATTGTATTCATAGTTGTTATCATCATGGCTGTTCGAAACTTTAGTCAAAGTGAAGATACCCCGCCAACCCAACCATATCACGCAGCTGAAGGAACAGAAGCAAGCATTTCCGAGACCGAAAGTAGTAGAAGCTATCAACCAGGTGACAAGGAAGATTGA
- the LOC122008307 gene encoding magnesium transporter MRS2-F-like, with translation MATRRARGLLFSRVATANETPLTEVAGRRNPSSIREWMVISASGCSYQEEAGKPSIMRRTGIPARDLRVLDTLLSYPSTILGRERAIVISFEHIRAIITATEVLVPNSKDPLVAPFVRDLQSRIFTSASPPQLDVGISRSPSFLDTDGLQMEIARDASKGCVTLQRLMANDDMKESSPQCNMDEARYLGTKILPFEFRALEVCLVSACEFLELETTELEKEAYPASDELTSKLSTLNLERVRQIKSCLVALSGRVQKVRDEIECLLDNEMDIAGMYLTEKLLHRPVGASERFGMCNNVELDDERNELESNAGSSNGGIVGFNPDIHELEMLLEAYFVQIDGTLRKLSTLKEYMDDTEDYIKIMLDDKQNQLLQMGVMLTTATVVTTAAIVVTAVFGMNIHIPLYKSSPIKFWQTLGSLIGGGVVMYIFAFWWGTQSGLLQ, from the exons ATGGCGACGCGCCGAGCGAGGGGTCTTCTTTTCTCCCGCGTCGCCACCGCCAACGAGACGCCGCTGACCGAAGTCGCCGGACGGAGGAACCCCAGCTCCATCAGGGAGTGGATGGTCATCTCCGCCTCGGGATGCTCGTATCAGGAGGAGGCCGGAAAGCCCTCGATCATGCGCCGCACGGGGATCCCCGCGCGGGATCTGAGGGTCTTGGACACGTTGCTGTCCTACCCCTCCACTATACTCGGACGGGAGCGGGCCATTGTGATCAGTTTTGAGCATATCCGAGCGATCATTACAGCCACGGAGGTTCTCGTCCCCAATTCCAAGGATCCCTTAGTCGCCCCCTTTGTCCGAGATCTCCAATCTAGGATTTTCACGTCGGCTAGTCCTCCTCAACTG GATGTTGGCATCTCAAGGTCTCCTTCATTTCTGGATACTGATGGGCTGCAAATGGAGATTGCAAGGGATGCTTCAAAAGGTTGTGTGACATTGCAAAGGCTCATGGCGAATGATGATATGAAAGAGAGCAGCCCTCAATGCAATATGGATGAAGCGAGATATTTAGGGACAAAAATTTTGCCTTTTGAGTTCAGAGCACTCGAAGTATGTCTTGTATCTGCATGCGAGTTTCTTGAATTAGAG ACTACTGAACTGGAGAAAGAGGCATATCCTGCTTCAGATGAGCTGACTTCTAAACTAAGCACATTGAACCTTGAGCGAGTCAGACAGATAAAGAGTTGTTTAGTTGCACTATCTGGACGTGTGCAGAAG GTAAGGGATGAAATTGAATGCTTATTGGACAATGAGATGGACATTGCCGGAATGTACTTGACAGAGAAGCTTCTCCATCGGCCAGTTGGAGCATCAGAAAGATTCGGAATGTGCAATAACGTTGAACTGGATGATGAAAG AAATGAACTCGAATCTAATGCTGGAAGCAGTAATGGTGGTATAGTAGGTTTCAATCCTGACATCCATGAACTCGAAATGCTTTTAGAGGCTTACTTTGTTCAGATTGATGGGACTCTACGTAAACTATCCACG CTAAAGGAATACATGGATGATACGGAGGATTACATCAAAATCATGCTTGATGACAAGCAGAACCAGCTGCTTCAGATGGGAGTTATGCTGACCACTGCGACCGTGGTGACAACTGCAGCCATCGTTGTGACTGCTGTATTCGGAATGAATATACATATACCGCTCTACAAGTCTTCTCCCATCAAATTTTGGCAAACGCTGGGGAGTCTAATAGGAGGTGGAGTAGTTATGTATATATTCGCCTTCTGGTGGGGAACCCAGAGTGGACTACTGCAGTGa
- the LOC122008234 gene encoding probable alkaline/neutral invertase D, whose product MSPSRMVEVMENGGREVMVLRKVDSRASITEADDLDLARLPDRPRLKIERKRSFDERSLSEHLAGGNLRKVDSIESIFSIGGPRSVLDSPVSSTYLSFEPHPMLAEAWDALRKSIVLFRGQPVGTIAALDHSSEEVLNYDQVFVRDFVPSAMAFLMNGEHDIVKNFLVKTLHLQGWEKKIDRFKLGEGVMPASFKVLHDPIRKTDNLIADFGDSAIGRVAPVDSGFWWIILLRAYTKATGDMTLAESPACQRGMRLILALCLSEGFDTFPTLLCADGCSMIDRRMGVYGYPIEIQALFFMALRCALSMLKEDGEGKEFIERIDIRLQALSYHMRSYFWLDFQQLNVIYRYKTEEYSHTAVNKFNVIPDSIPDWIFDFMPSRGGYFIGNVSPAKMDFRWFALGNCIAILSSLATPEQSAAIMDLLEERWEELVGEMPLKIAYPALESHEWRIITGSDPKNTRWSYHNGGSWPVLLWLFTAACIKTGRPQIARRAIHLAESRLSKDGWPEYYDGKLGRYIGKQARKFQTWSIAGYLVAKMMLEDPSHLGMVSLEEDRAMKPPVKRSASWTN is encoded by the exons ATGTCTCCCTCGCGAATGGTGGAAGTAATGGAGAACGGTGGCCGCGAGGTCATGGTGCTGCGCAAGGTTGACTCGCGCGCCTCCATCACGGAGGCGGACGACCTCGACCTGGCGCGGCTGCCCGACCGACCGCGGCTCAAGATCGAGCGGAAGAGGTCGTTCGACGAACGCTCGCTAAGCGAGCACTTGGCCGGGGGGAATCTCCGGAAGGTCGACAGCATCGAAAGCATTTTCTCCATCGGCGGGCCGAGATCTGTGCTGGACTCGCCGGTCTCGTCGACGTACCTCTCTTTCGAACCGCATCCGATGCTTGCGGAGGCCTGGGACGCTCTCCGGAAGTCCATCGTGCTCTTCCGGGGTCAACCAGTGGGCACCATCGCCGCTTTGGATCACTCATCTGAAGAGGTCCTCAATTATGATCAG GTTTTCGTCCGTGACTTTGTACCAAGTGCTATGGCTTTCCTGATGAACGGAGAGCATGACATAGTGAAAAACTTCCTCGTGAAGACTCTCCACCTCCAGGGGTGGGAGAAGAAGATCGATCGATTCAAGCTCGGGGAAGGTGTTATGCCTGCGAGCTTCAAAGTTCTCCACGATCCCATTAGGAAAACCGACAATTTGATCGCAGATTTTGGTGATAGTGCAATCGGAAGGGTTGCACCTGTGGATTCTGGTTTCTGGTGGATCATTCTTCTCCGGGCGTACACAAAGGCTACCGGGGACATGACTCTGGCAGAATCACCGGCGTGCCAGAGAGGGATGAGGCTCATACTAGCTCTGTGCTTGTCCGAAGGTTTCGACACATTCCCGACCTTGCTCTGCGCAGACGGATGCTCTATGATCGATCGAAGAATG GGCGTTTACGGTTACCCTATCGAAATCCAAGCCCTTTTCTTCATGGCATTGCGATGTGCTTTATCCATGCTCAAAGAAGACGGCGAAGGGAAGGAGTTCATCGAGAGAATAGACATACGGTTGCAAGCCCTGAGCTATCACATGCGGAGCTATTTCTGGCTCGATTTCCAGCAGCTCAACGTTATTTACAGATACAAAACAGAGGAGTACTCCCACACGGCAGTCAACAAGTTCAATGTCATTCCGGACTCCATCCCCGACTGGATCTTCGACTTCATGCCGAGCCGCGGTGGATACTTCATTGGGAACGTGAGCCCTGCAAAAATGGACTTTAGGTGGTTTGCTCTCGGCAACTGCATTGCCATCCTATCATCTCTCGCGACTCCGGAGCAGTCTGCGGCGATCATGGATCTGCTGGAAGAAAGATGGGAGGAGCTCGTCGGAGAGATGCCACTGAAGATTGCATACCCTGCTTTGGAGAGTCATGAATGGCGGATTATAACTGGATCTGACCCTAAAAACACCAGATGGAGCTACCACAATGGAGGAAGTTGGCCCG TGCTCCTCTGGCTCTTCACTGCAGCATGTATCAAAACCGGTCGGCCCCAAATTGCCCGACGCGCGATCCATCTAGCAGAAAGCAGGCTGTCCAAGGACGGTTGGCCGGAGTACTACGACGGCAAGCTCGGTCGGTACATCGGGAAACAAGCGAGGAAGTTTCAGACATGGTCGATCGCAGGTTACTTGGTAGCAAAAATGATGCTGGAAGACCCTTCGCATCTGGGTATGGTCTCTCTCGAGGAGGACAGAGCAATGAAGCCCCCCGTAAAGAGGTCTGCTTCATGGACTAACTGA
- the LOC122008232 gene encoding V-type proton ATPase 16 kDa proteolipid subunit, whose translation MSSFSGDETAPFFGFLGAAAALVFSCMGAAYGTAKSGVGVASMGVMRPELVMKSIVPVVMAGVLGIYGLIIAVIISTGINPKAKSYYLFDGYAHLSSGLACGLAGLSAGMAIGIVGDAGVRANAQQPKLFVGMILILIFAEALALYGLIVGIILSSRAGQSRAD comes from the exons ATGTCATCCTTCAGCGGCGACGAGACAGCTCCGTTCTTCGGTTTCCTCGGGGCCGCAGCCGCCCTCGTTTTCTCCT GCATGGGAGCGGCGTACGGGACGGCGAAGAGCGGCGTCGGTGTGGCGTCGATGGGCGTGATGCGGCCGGAACTGGTCATGAAGTCGATCGTGCCCGTGGTCATGGCAGGAGTGCTCGGGATCTACGGGTTGATCATCGCTGTGATCATCAGCACCGGGATCAACCCTAAGGCTAAGTCGTACTACCTCTTTGATGGATACGCTCATCTCTCTTCCGGGCTCGCTTGCGGTCTTGCCGGTTTGTCTGCGGGCATGGCGATCGGGATCGTCGGCGATGCTGGCGTCCG GGCCAATGCACAGCAGCCAAAGTTGTTTGTCGGCATGATTCTTATTCTCATTTTTGCCGAAGCGCTGGCACTCTATGGCCTCATTGTTGGTATCATTCTTTCCTCGCGTGCCGGTCAATCCAGGGCAGATTAG